A region of the Pseudomonadota bacterium genome:
TCTCGCTAGTTTCGCCCATGACCACCACGCCGACGTTATCCTCTTCGAGGTTAAGCGCGATGCCCCTAGTGCCGTTTGAGAACTCAACAAGCTCACCGAGAGCTACCTTGCCGAGTCCATACACGCGCGCGATTCCATCGCCGACGCTAAGAACGGATCCAACTTCAGTAAGGTCCTGATCGCCAGAGACGCTTCCGATTTTGTCCTTAATAATCCTGCTTATTTCATCTGCGCGTATGTCCATAATTACCTCTTCTCAAAAACTCTCTTAGAAAAAATACTACTGAGCCAATTCTACCGCCATACGTTGTAGCGTTCCTAGAACCGATCGATCTAGCAGCTTATCCCCTAAACGGATCGTTAATCCTCCAAGTAGCGCTGCGTCGCTCTTCACATCTAAAGTTACCTCGCCGCCCAGGGCCTTTGAGAGCAGCACTTTCAGATCGGACACAGCGCTATCGGTCATTGGCGTTGCTACCGTTACCTCAAGGGTTAGGCTCTTTCTGTACTCGCTCACAAGCGCTGCAAAGCTCTCTGCCAGCTGCGGCAAGACGGGGGTCTTGCGTAAAGATACCAAGATCTGAACTACCTTCTTAGTCGGCTCGTTCGCCCAACCACCAAACGAGGCAACAACGCCGTCTATCACAGAGATCCTTTGGGAATCTGTAACACGGGGATTGAGCATGCTTTGGCGCAGATCTTGCGATGCATTCCAGACTAGCGCGAGGGTCTTAAGCTGCGCCTCGGTGCTATCAAAATCGACAGGCGCGCAGATACCAAAGAGCGCCTTGGCGTATCTTTTAGCAATAAGTGTGTGGCGTCCTGCGCTCATGCGTGAATCCCCTGCCCCTTATAAAAATTTATTGAACGAGCCTCTTTGCCCGCCCAACTGCTGCATCAAGATAGGACTGTTGCTGCGAGAGGAACTCGCCCCTAGCGAAGCGTCCCTTTGTAAGTTCGAGCGCCTTAGCAACGAGCGCCGCACGAAACCGTGCGTGAGCCGAACGCAGCTCACCAACCAGGAGATCCTTGGCTTGACTCTGAATACGGGCGGCACGCTCCTTTGCGCGCTGCTCGATAGTAGCCGCTTCAACCTCCGCCTGTTGTCGAATCTCATCCTTGGCTAGCACCTGCTCGACTGCAAGATTTTTAGTACGCACCTCTATCGCGCTCAGCTCACGCTCGGCGCTCTGAAGCTCGGCTTTACACCCCTCTACAGCTGTTAAGATCCTTGTGCGCCGCGCTCTCCAGGCGTTCGGAATAGCCTTTCTAAGCAGAAAGTATAACAAGGCTATGTAGCAGATAAAATTTAACCATCCGGCGCTGAGATCTAGGATCGACAGTTGGTGCGGTGCTCCATCTGCGGCTAGCGCATCGTTAGTTATTGCCCCGTTAACAGCAACGCCTACGCTCGCAATGAGCTTATAGAGTGGACTTTTGGCTCTGTTTCGAGGGCTTTTCATGAGTTAAAAGTTCATGGGTTAAAAGTTCATAGATTGAAATTTCATAGTTTGAAAGTTCATCATAAGCTTGGGGCTCTAATATACCCCCTACGGCCCCAACTCAGGGCGCTAGTAGGATAGCCAGTATTACGATACAAGTCACGCCTTTAGCTCTATAATTTCAGTAACTATTCACCAGGTTTTACTGTTGTGCACGTTAATGCTTATAGAAGGCGGTCTTTGTAGGGATTCGCCCCTTTCTTGTCGTC
Encoded here:
- the atpH gene encoding ATP synthase F1 subunit delta: MSAGRHTLIAKRYAKALFGICAPVDFDSTEAQLKTLALVWNASQDLRQSMLNPRVTDSQRISVIDGVVASFGGWANEPTKKVVQILVSLRKTPVLPQLAESFAALVSEYRKSLTLEVTVATPMTDSAVSDLKVLLSKALGGEVTLDVKSDAALLGGLTIRLGDKLLDRSVLGTLQRMAVELAQ